A genomic stretch from Methanomassiliicoccales archaeon includes:
- a CDS encoding radical SAM protein: MFIHMNPNVLIVDGFVDEPASLGVPPYVSPHIRAIAGAVVDAGATPHYMSINDLRKQVKLPDAQISVFFGGVSVPGKYLRAMPASQNEIIQFSKILPGVKILGGPATFDEQYEETGLFDQIAKKDVAACVYDFLRTGEFSTRWRTIEEWNRWLIEGAPVVKKHPDYPQPLIAEIETYRGCIRYRSGGCSFCIEALKGAPLFREPEDVIKEIKTLSRLGVKNFRLGGQTCFISYKAEGYDDNLKLNPQAIKTLLSGIADIGIDVIHLDNANPAVIAEHPEEARVILETIVDYCTSGNVLALGMESADPIVIERNNLNATPEQVFDAIKLINDVGAEIGENGLPKLLPGLNFIIGLDGESKKTLEHNLAFLRSVLKEGLLLRRINVRQVMPIRREFKPGVTHTDFLRFKEAVRKEIDKPMLQRVAPAGTILRRVYLEIREGNKTFGRQIGTYPLLVGFDYPLELGRFVDAMVVGWGYRSITAIEFPFPINTASLAAMRSLPSIGEKRATRILKRRPFRTLLELANALDDPSLAEKIAPIITFDVAETMNESKAIVSKGQNTRKK, encoded by the coding sequence ATGTTCATTCATATGAATCCTAACGTTCTCATCGTCGATGGCTTCGTTGATGAGCCTGCGTCGCTTGGGGTACCACCGTATGTCTCACCGCATATCAGGGCGATAGCAGGAGCTGTCGTGGACGCAGGAGCAACTCCTCATTACATGTCAATTAATGATTTAAGGAAACAAGTGAAACTACCAGATGCGCAGATCAGCGTTTTCTTCGGTGGTGTATCAGTTCCCGGCAAATATCTGAGAGCGATGCCAGCATCGCAGAATGAAATTATTCAGTTTTCGAAAATATTACCAGGTGTCAAAATTCTTGGCGGCCCTGCGACATTCGACGAGCAATACGAAGAAACGGGTCTTTTCGATCAGATCGCGAAAAAGGATGTAGCCGCGTGTGTTTACGATTTTCTCAGAACAGGTGAATTTTCCACCAGGTGGAGGACGATAGAAGAATGGAATCGCTGGCTGATCGAGGGAGCGCCCGTGGTCAAGAAACATCCAGATTATCCTCAACCGCTCATCGCTGAAATTGAAACATATAGGGGATGCATTCGATACCGATCGGGCGGATGTTCGTTCTGTATCGAGGCGCTCAAAGGCGCACCTTTATTTCGAGAGCCTGAGGATGTTATTAAAGAAATCAAGACATTGAGTCGCCTTGGCGTCAAAAACTTCAGACTCGGTGGCCAGACATGCTTCATCTCGTACAAAGCTGAGGGTTATGATGACAATCTCAAACTTAATCCGCAAGCGATTAAAACTCTTCTCTCAGGAATTGCCGACATCGGCATCGATGTCATCCACCTTGATAACGCGAATCCAGCGGTAATCGCTGAGCATCCAGAGGAAGCAAGAGTGATTCTTGAAACCATAGTGGATTATTGCACAAGTGGCAACGTTCTGGCACTCGGAATGGAGAGTGCAGATCCAATCGTCATCGAGAGGAATAATCTCAATGCCACGCCCGAACAGGTCTTTGACGCGATTAAATTGATCAATGATGTTGGAGCTGAAATTGGGGAGAACGGCCTGCCGAAGCTGCTTCCAGGTCTCAATTTCATTATTGGACTAGATGGCGAGAGCAAGAAAACACTTGAACACAATTTGGCCTTTCTCCGTTCCGTCCTGAAAGAAGGATTGCTGCTCAGGAGGATCAACGTGAGGCAGGTCATGCCGATCAGGAGAGAATTCAAGCCGGGAGTTACCCATACAGATTTTCTCAGATTCAAAGAAGCGGTGAGGAAAGAAATCGATAAACCAATGCTGCAGCGTGTCGCTCCAGCTGGAACTATACTACGAAGAGTATATTTGGAAATAAGGGAAGGAAATAAGACATTCGGCCGACAAATCGGAACTTATCCCTTGCTTGTCGGGTTTGATTATCCGCTTGAGCTAGGACGTTTCGTTGATGCAATGGTTGTTGGCTGGGGTTACAGGAGTATCACCGCAATCGAATTCCCGTTCCCAATCAACACGGCTTCACTTGCTGCAATGAGGTCTCTACCATCAATCGGCGAGAAGAGGGCTACTCGAATTCTGAAGAGAAGACCGTTCAGAACACTCCTAGAGCTGGCAAACGCACTCGACGATCCATCGCTTGCTGAAAAAATCGCTCCAATCATCACATTCGATGTCGCCGAAACCATGAATGAAAGTAAAGCGATTGTATCAAAAGGTCAGAATACGCGGAAAAAATGA